From Klebsiella electrica, the proteins below share one genomic window:
- a CDS encoding bifunctional sugar phosphate isomerase/epimerase/4-hydroxyphenylpyruvate dioxygenase family protein → MLRSIATVSISGTLPEKLHAIAAAGYQGVEIFENDLLYYTGTPADIRNLAADLGLKITLFQPFRDFEGASRSQFAANMARAKRKFALMHELGCDTLLLCSNVQPDCSADVALQVADLAALAALAEQEKIVIGYEALAWGTHVNRWYQAWERVKSVNSPALGIVLDSFHILARGDNLQRLHEVPVDKITFLQLADAPLMKMDVLEWSRHFRCFPGQGQLPLVDFACDLTRCGYRGPWSLEIFNDGFRASPNGATAKDGYRSLQWLEEQTRQQLDDSDASLFQAATLPDYLGLEFIEFAASPSQAQALGQRLSQLGFGQEGRHRSKQVTLWRNGGARAIVNAQPHSWADHFHQRHGVSLCAMALRVSRSAAIIERARAYGYATWQGDAGPNESPIPAICAPDGSLIYLIEAGDDIYTRDFHLHDAPTLRDDYSGIDHLALGMEAESRDNWITFFRTVFGFTLEHEQTLPDPYGLVRSLAVHSPQGNIRLALNISQSRATQIARSVACYQGAGLQHAAFACHHLPATLDALPQVSLQALPIPANYYDDLLARYGETVDVATLQRLHILYDRDPRGGEFLHLYTRPFSAGRFFFELTERRDGYALYGAANAAVRLSAMQYS, encoded by the coding sequence ATGCTGCGATCCATTGCCACCGTTTCGATTTCCGGCACCTTACCCGAAAAACTCCATGCTATTGCGGCAGCGGGTTATCAAGGCGTCGAAATCTTTGAAAACGATCTGCTTTATTATACCGGCACGCCGGCGGATATTCGCAATCTGGCGGCTGATTTAGGGCTAAAAATCACGCTTTTTCAACCCTTTCGCGATTTTGAAGGCGCCAGCCGCAGCCAGTTTGCGGCGAATATGGCGCGGGCGAAGCGCAAATTCGCGCTGATGCATGAGCTCGGCTGCGACACATTGCTCCTGTGCAGCAATGTGCAGCCGGACTGTTCCGCCGATGTTGCGCTGCAGGTGGCGGATCTCGCCGCGCTGGCGGCGCTGGCGGAGCAGGAAAAGATAGTCATCGGCTACGAAGCGCTGGCCTGGGGAACGCACGTCAACCGCTGGTATCAGGCCTGGGAACGGGTGAAAAGCGTCAACAGCCCGGCGTTGGGGATTGTCCTGGATAGCTTTCATATTCTGGCTCGCGGCGACAATTTGCAGCGGTTGCATGAAGTCCCGGTGGACAAAATCACCTTCCTGCAGCTGGCGGATGCGCCGTTGATGAAGATGGACGTCCTTGAATGGAGCCGCCATTTCCGCTGTTTCCCGGGACAGGGGCAGCTGCCGCTGGTGGATTTTGCCTGCGATCTGACCCGCTGCGGCTATCGCGGCCCGTGGTCGCTGGAAATTTTCAATGACGGCTTCCGCGCTTCGCCGAATGGCGCAACGGCGAAAGATGGCTACCGCTCGTTACAATGGCTGGAAGAGCAGACCCGCCAACAGCTGGACGACAGCGATGCGTCGCTGTTTCAGGCCGCGACGCTGCCGGATTATCTCGGACTGGAATTTATCGAATTTGCCGCCAGCCCCTCGCAAGCGCAGGCTCTCGGCCAGCGCCTGTCGCAACTGGGCTTCGGTCAGGAAGGCCGCCACCGCTCAAAACAGGTGACGCTGTGGCGCAACGGCGGCGCACGAGCGATTGTCAACGCCCAGCCGCACAGCTGGGCCGACCATTTTCACCAGCGCCACGGCGTCTCTCTGTGCGCGATGGCGCTGCGCGTCAGCCGCAGCGCGGCGATTATTGAGCGCGCCCGCGCCTATGGCTACGCCACCTGGCAGGGCGATGCCGGGCCGAATGAAAGCCCCATTCCGGCGATTTGCGCCCCCGACGGCAGCCTGATCTATTTAATTGAAGCCGGTGATGATATCTACACCCGCGATTTTCATCTGCACGACGCGCCGACGTTACGCGATGACTACAGCGGCATCGATCATCTGGCGCTGGGGATGGAGGCGGAGAGCCGTGATAACTGGATTACCTTTTTCCGCACCGTCTTCGGTTTCACCCTCGAACATGAACAGACGCTGCCGGACCCGTATGGTCTGGTGCGCAGTCTGGCGGTTCACAGCCCGCAGGGCAATATTCGCCTGGCGCTGAATATCTCCCAGAGCCGCGCCACGCAGATTGCCCGCTCGGTGGCCTGCTATCAAGGGGCGGGCTTGCAGCACGCGGCGTTTGCCTGCCATCACCTGCCGGCGACCCTCGACGCTCTGCCGCAGGTCTCCCTTCAGGCGCTGCCGATTCCGGCTAATTACTATGATGACCTGCTGGCGCGCTATGGCGAGACGGTGGACGTCGCGACGCTGCAACGTCTGCATATTCTCTATGACCGCGATCCGCGCGGCGGGGAGTTTCTCCACCTCTATACCCGGCCGTTCTCGGCAGGGCGCTTTTTCTTCGAATTGACCGAAAGACGCGATGGCTATGCCCTGTACGGCGCGGCAAATGCCGCCGTTCGCCTGTCGGCAATGCAGTACAGCTAG
- a CDS encoding MFS transporter — translation MNAYSHNHTAAAQAATAVPRSRRRIGILALLAIGTMINYLDRTVLGIAAPSLTSELGIHAAVMGIVFSAFAWTYALAQIPGGLFLDRFGNKVTYFLSLTLWSLFTMFHGMAIGLKTLLLCRFGLGVSEAPCFPVNSRVVSAWFPQQERAKATAVYTVGEYLGLACFSPLLFWIMGSFGWRALFISVGVVGVLFALVWWRCYREPHEDKHLSQQEREHIVNGGGLAAASDQQTAFSWPLVRQLLGKRQIVGASIGQFAGNTVLVFFLTWFPTYLATERHMPWLKVGFFAILPFLAAAGGVMFGGWLSDKLLKATGSANLARKLPIVVGLLMASGIISANWLSSDLAVILVMSFAFFGQGMVGLGWTLISDIAPKGLGGLTGGLFNFCANFAGILTPLVIGFIVAAFGDFFYALIYIGGAALLGVVAYLFILGDAKRIELSQ, via the coding sequence ATGAACGCGTACAGCCATAACCACACGGCAGCGGCGCAAGCCGCGACCGCCGTGCCGCGCTCCCGGCGGCGGATTGGGATCCTCGCGCTGCTGGCTATCGGCACGATGATTAACTACCTCGACCGGACGGTGCTGGGGATAGCGGCCCCCAGCTTAACCTCCGAACTGGGGATTCATGCGGCGGTCATGGGGATCGTGTTTTCCGCCTTCGCCTGGACCTACGCGCTGGCGCAAATTCCCGGCGGCCTGTTCCTCGACCGTTTCGGCAACAAAGTGACCTACTTCCTGTCGCTGACGCTGTGGTCGCTGTTTACCATGTTCCACGGTATGGCGATAGGGCTGAAAACTCTGCTGCTGTGCCGCTTTGGGCTGGGGGTCAGCGAGGCGCCCTGTTTCCCGGTAAACAGCCGGGTGGTCAGCGCGTGGTTCCCGCAGCAGGAGAGGGCCAAGGCAACGGCAGTCTATACCGTCGGGGAGTACCTCGGGCTGGCCTGCTTCTCACCGCTGCTGTTCTGGATTATGGGCAGTTTCGGCTGGCGGGCGCTGTTTATCAGCGTCGGCGTTGTCGGCGTGCTGTTTGCGCTGGTGTGGTGGCGCTGCTACCGCGAACCGCACGAAGATAAGCACCTCAGCCAGCAGGAGCGGGAGCATATTGTCAACGGCGGTGGCCTGGCAGCGGCGAGCGACCAGCAGACGGCTTTCAGCTGGCCGCTGGTGCGGCAGTTGCTGGGGAAACGGCAGATTGTGGGCGCCAGCATCGGCCAGTTCGCCGGCAATACGGTACTGGTGTTTTTCCTGACCTGGTTCCCGACCTATCTGGCCACCGAGCGACATATGCCGTGGCTGAAGGTGGGATTCTTCGCCATTCTGCCGTTCCTTGCCGCTGCCGGCGGGGTGATGTTCGGCGGCTGGCTCTCCGACAAGCTGCTGAAGGCCACCGGCTCGGCCAACCTCGCGCGTAAGCTGCCGATCGTCGTCGGTCTGCTGATGGCCAGCGGCATTATTTCCGCCAACTGGCTGAGCAGCGATCTGGCGGTGATTCTGGTGATGTCATTCGCCTTCTTTGGTCAGGGAATGGTCGGCCTGGGCTGGACGTTAATTTCCGATATCGCGCCGAAAGGGCTGGGCGGCCTGACCGGCGGCCTGTTTAACTTCTGCGCTAACTTCGCCGGGATCCTCACGCCGCTGGTGATTGGCTTTATCGTCGCGGCCTTCGGCGACTTCTTCTATGCGCTGATCTATATCGGCGGCGCGGCGCTCCTCGGCGTCGTGGCGTATCTGTTTATTCTGGGCGATGCCAAACGCATCGAGCTATCGCAGTAA
- a CDS encoding shikimate dehydrogenase family protein, with amino-acid sequence MIISGNTRLIAHLGYPTGGFKAPMIYNPWFDRQQVDVKVVPTGVKPEALATVVPALFTLTNIIGALVTMPHKIATCGLVHRLSPTAAIAGACNAIRREADGTLSGDMFDGDGFVLGIRRKGFRPEGARALVVGCGGVGSAIAASLAAAGVRALTLYDSHADAAHALAARLLQHYPLLDISLMQRDPQGHDLVVNATPLGMKAGDPLPLDPQRLTPGTWVGEVVMTQAFTPLLQAAEARGCPVQRGTDMLFEMIPAYLRFFNLPVATPEQLRELAEIRY; translated from the coding sequence ATGATAATTAGTGGTAATACGCGGCTGATCGCGCATCTGGGCTATCCGACCGGCGGCTTTAAGGCGCCGATGATCTACAACCCGTGGTTCGACCGACAGCAGGTGGATGTCAAAGTGGTGCCTACGGGGGTGAAACCGGAGGCGCTGGCGACGGTGGTTCCGGCGCTGTTTACACTGACCAATATTATCGGCGCGCTGGTCACGATGCCGCATAAGATTGCCACCTGCGGGCTGGTGCATCGCTTAAGCCCCACGGCAGCCATTGCCGGCGCCTGCAACGCTATCCGCCGCGAGGCCGACGGCACGCTGAGCGGCGATATGTTTGACGGCGACGGTTTTGTGCTCGGTATCCGACGTAAAGGTTTTCGGCCCGAGGGGGCGCGGGCGCTGGTGGTCGGCTGCGGCGGCGTGGGGTCGGCGATCGCCGCTTCGCTGGCAGCGGCGGGGGTACGCGCCCTGACGCTCTACGATAGCCATGCCGATGCGGCGCATGCGCTGGCGGCCCGTCTGCTGCAACACTATCCGCTGCTGGATATCAGCCTGATGCAGCGCGATCCGCAGGGGCACGATCTGGTGGTGAACGCCACGCCGCTGGGGATGAAGGCGGGGGACCCGCTGCCGCTGGACCCTCAGAGGTTGACGCCCGGCACCTGGGTGGGGGAAGTGGTAATGACCCAGGCCTTTACGCCGCTGCTGCAGGCCGCCGAGGCGCGCGGTTGTCCGGTTCAGCGCGGCACCGACATGCTGTTTGAAATGATCCCGGCCTATCTGCGTTTCTTCAACCTGCCGGTAGCGACTCCGGAGCAGCTGCGCGAGCTGGCGGAAATTCGCTACTGA
- a CDS encoding substrate-binding domain-containing protein: MTSAVVLLAAGSLKGAFIPLLARFHQQTGILVEAHFGPAGLLREQIEGGAVCSVFASANRQHPQALRQAGRAGECHLFARNQLMLTARRAAAGDMADWLTLLTNPQLRLATSTPGCDPSGDYTWQLFERIEARFPGVGSAMMARAQPLVGGRQSLSVPPGETAGAWLIREGLTDLFIGYAHYARQMALADDLRTVAIPAPWNIQADYLLTTLDESAGAQRLCRFILGAEGQHALQAAGFLPASAES, translated from the coding sequence ATGACCAGCGCAGTCGTTCTGCTGGCGGCGGGGAGCCTGAAAGGGGCGTTTATCCCGCTGCTGGCGCGTTTCCATCAGCAAACCGGTATTCTGGTTGAGGCCCATTTCGGCCCCGCCGGTTTGCTGCGCGAACAAATTGAAGGCGGGGCGGTGTGTTCGGTATTCGCCTCTGCCAACCGCCAGCATCCCCAGGCGCTGCGCCAGGCCGGGAGGGCGGGGGAATGCCATCTGTTTGCCCGTAACCAGCTGATGCTGACCGCCCGTCGCGCCGCTGCCGGTGATATGGCCGACTGGCTGACGCTCCTCACTAACCCGCAGCTGCGTCTGGCCACATCGACGCCGGGCTGCGACCCGTCCGGCGACTATACCTGGCAGCTGTTTGAGCGCATTGAAGCCCGCTTCCCCGGCGTTGGCAGTGCGATGATGGCCCGTGCTCAGCCGCTGGTCGGAGGACGACAGTCGCTCAGCGTCCCGCCGGGCGAGACGGCGGGAGCCTGGCTTATTCGCGAAGGATTAACCGACCTGTTTATCGGCTATGCCCATTATGCCCGTCAGATGGCGCTGGCCGACGATCTGCGGACGGTCGCGATTCCGGCGCCGTGGAATATCCAGGCCGATTACCTGCTGACCACCCTCGACGAGAGCGCCGGGGCGCAGCGGCTGTGCCGCTTTATTCTCGGTGCCGAAGGTCAGCACGCTCTGCAGGCTGCGGGTTTTTTGCCGGCTAGCGCCGAATCGTAA
- a CDS encoding ABC transporter ATP-binding protein, which produces MKMSLRLSALRYGHRQPLFRPLSLQCLPGEIWAVLGANGRGKSTLLDTLTGVLPPLGGSFHSEGGIAIVPQSFRPAFNWQVREVVLMGRARQVNLFAQPAVEDERRVEEALRQLSIADLADRAFRSLSGGQQQLVLIARALVGASQNILLDEPCSALDLSNQQVVLQLISDLAHRQARTVLFTTHDPTHALQVASHTLLLLPDGEWLAGRSGEVLSEAHLQRAYGLAVRKIAHPGSDMPLLAPQFTIRR; this is translated from the coding sequence ATGAAGATGTCACTTCGCCTGTCGGCACTGCGCTACGGCCACCGTCAACCGCTCTTCCGGCCGCTCAGCCTGCAGTGCCTGCCCGGTGAAATCTGGGCGGTGCTCGGCGCCAACGGGCGCGGGAAAAGCACCCTGCTCGACACCCTCACCGGCGTGCTGCCGCCGCTGGGCGGGAGTTTCCACAGTGAAGGCGGGATAGCGATTGTGCCGCAGTCGTTCCGCCCGGCGTTCAACTGGCAGGTGCGGGAGGTGGTGTTAATGGGCCGCGCCCGGCAAGTCAATCTGTTTGCCCAGCCGGCCGTTGAGGATGAGCGTCGGGTCGAGGAGGCTTTACGCCAGTTGAGCATTGCCGATCTCGCCGACCGCGCGTTTCGTTCGCTCTCCGGCGGCCAGCAGCAGCTGGTATTGATTGCCCGCGCGCTGGTGGGCGCCAGCCAGAATATCCTGCTCGATGAACCCTGCTCGGCGCTGGACCTGTCCAACCAGCAGGTGGTACTGCAGCTCATCAGCGACCTGGCCCATCGCCAGGCGCGCACCGTACTCTTCACCACCCACGATCCCACCCATGCCCTGCAGGTCGCCAGCCATACCCTGCTGTTGCTGCCGGACGGCGAGTGGCTGGCGGGACGCTCCGGGGAAGTGCTTAGCGAGGCGCATCTGCAACGCGCCTACGGCCTGGCGGTGCGTAAAATTGCGCACCCCGGTTCAGACATGCCGCTGCTGGCGCCGCAGTTTACGATTCGGCGCTAG
- a CDS encoding FecCD family ABC transporter permease, with translation MLSNRHPALLQGALALATLWIAVASLCVGQYHLSLSEVFSQLAHLSPADGVAGQIVWSVRLPRVTMALLAGGALGLCGAALQGVFQNPLVDPHIIGVTSGSAFGGTLAILLGLDSVLMMTSTFGFGLLALMLVYLIAALQGRENTLVLILSGIILSGFFAALVSLMQYLADSEETLPNIVFWLLGSFATANWHKVALMALPVLLSAAVLIALRWRINLLTLEEKDARGLGVSVTALRRGVLLCCAVLVASQVAVSGSIAWVGLVIPHLARLLVGADHRRLLPTAFWLGGGFMIAVDDLARSLTQAEIPIGIITALLGAPLFSWLLIHTRRRGAV, from the coding sequence ATGCTCAGTAATCGTCACCCGGCGCTGTTGCAAGGCGCGCTGGCGCTGGCCACCTTGTGGATTGCCGTCGCCTCGCTGTGCGTCGGCCAGTATCACCTGAGCCTGAGCGAGGTGTTCAGCCAGCTGGCACACCTGTCACCTGCTGACGGCGTGGCCGGACAAATCGTCTGGTCGGTGCGCCTGCCGCGCGTTACCATGGCGCTGCTGGCCGGCGGCGCGCTCGGTCTGTGCGGTGCCGCGTTGCAGGGCGTGTTCCAGAACCCGCTGGTGGATCCCCATATCATTGGCGTCACCTCCGGCTCCGCCTTTGGCGGCACGCTGGCCATCCTGCTGGGGCTGGACAGCGTGCTGATGATGACCTCCACCTTCGGTTTCGGCCTGCTGGCCTTAATGCTGGTGTACCTGATTGCGGCGCTGCAGGGGCGGGAAAACACGCTGGTGCTGATTCTTTCCGGGATCATTCTCAGCGGTTTTTTCGCCGCTCTCGTCAGCCTGATGCAATATCTGGCCGACAGCGAAGAGACGCTGCCGAATATCGTCTTCTGGCTGCTGGGCAGCTTCGCCACCGCCAACTGGCACAAAGTGGCGCTCATGGCGCTGCCGGTGCTGCTCAGCGCCGCGGTCCTGATCGCGCTGCGCTGGCGGATTAACCTGCTGACGCTGGAGGAGAAAGACGCGCGCGGGCTCGGCGTCTCGGTGACCGCGCTACGTCGCGGCGTGCTGCTATGCTGCGCGGTGCTGGTGGCCTCGCAGGTGGCGGTCAGCGGCAGCATCGCCTGGGTGGGGCTGGTTATCCCGCATCTGGCGCGACTGCTGGTCGGCGCCGACCACCGTCGTCTGCTGCCCACCGCCTTCTGGCTCGGCGGCGGGTTTATGATCGCGGTAGACGATCTGGCCCGCTCGCTGACCCAGGCGGAGATCCCCATCGGGATCATTACCGCGTTGCTCGGCGCCCCGCTGTTTAGCTGGCTGCTGATCCATACGCGTCGTCGGGGAGCGGTCTGA
- a CDS encoding ABC transporter substrate-binding protein: MSKRPRCLPGLTLVSACLFAGYAFADRTVTDQLGREVTLPDHVTRAVVLQHQTLNLLVQLDAADEIVGVMSSWKKQLGPAFARFMPGIEQLPTPGDLTQVNIESLLALHPQVVFVANYAPQAMIQQIQNAGIPVVAISLRQDAAGEKNKMNPSMADEEQAYNEGLKQGIRLIGEVVDRKNQAETLISAVFAARKEANAPVADIPDNQRIRVYMANPDLNTYGSGKYTGLMMKHAGALNVAAASVKGARQVSLEQVLQWDPQVIFVQDRYPQVVKQIESDPQWQGIDAVKNHRVWLMPEYAKAWGYPMPEALALGELWMAKKLYPSRYNGVDVDGKAQEYYQRFYRVKWTPDAQ, translated from the coding sequence ATGTCAAAACGACCCCGTTGCTTACCGGGGCTGACGCTGGTCAGCGCCTGCCTGTTTGCCGGTTATGCCTTTGCCGACCGTACCGTCACCGACCAGCTCGGCCGCGAGGTGACGCTTCCTGACCACGTTACCCGCGCCGTCGTGCTCCAGCATCAGACCCTCAATCTGCTGGTGCAGCTTGATGCCGCCGATGAGATTGTCGGCGTAATGAGCAGCTGGAAAAAGCAGCTCGGCCCGGCTTTCGCCCGCTTTATGCCGGGGATTGAACAGCTGCCGACGCCGGGAGATTTAACCCAGGTCAATATCGAAAGCCTGCTGGCGCTGCATCCGCAGGTGGTGTTTGTCGCCAACTATGCGCCGCAGGCGATGATTCAGCAGATTCAGAACGCCGGGATCCCGGTGGTAGCTATCTCGTTACGCCAGGACGCCGCGGGTGAAAAAAACAAGATGAACCCGTCGATGGCCGATGAAGAGCAGGCCTATAACGAAGGGTTAAAGCAGGGTATTCGCCTGATTGGCGAGGTGGTCGATCGTAAAAACCAGGCGGAAACGCTGATTAGCGCCGTGTTTGCGGCGCGTAAAGAGGCCAACGCGCCGGTTGCCGATATCCCCGATAACCAGCGGATACGCGTCTATATGGCCAACCCGGACCTCAACACCTACGGCTCCGGCAAATACACCGGCCTGATGATGAAACATGCCGGCGCGCTGAACGTCGCGGCGGCCTCGGTCAAGGGCGCGCGCCAGGTATCGCTGGAGCAGGTTTTACAGTGGGATCCGCAGGTGATCTTTGTCCAGGACCGCTATCCGCAGGTGGTCAAACAGATCGAGTCCGACCCGCAGTGGCAAGGAATCGATGCGGTAAAAAACCACCGCGTCTGGCTGATGCCGGAGTATGCCAAAGCCTGGGGTTACCCGATGCCGGAAGCGTTGGCCCTCGGCGAGCTGTGGATGGCCAAAAAGCTGTACCCTTCCCGCTATAACGGCGTGGATGTTGATGGTAAAGCGCAGGAGTATTACCAGCGGTTTTATCGCGTGAAGTGGACGCCGGATGCTCAGTAA